One window of Akkermansia biwaensis genomic DNA carries:
- a CDS encoding efflux RND transporter periplasmic adaptor subunit, whose protein sequence is MSEAPQKKGTWWSIGVGLGITVLLIGTAIVTEPETPESADGGGETAQRTLLPLQLQDNSFEITARGMVQAAHLTMLSPGVSGKVDKVHSLFSPGEIILKGTPLVELEKFEYRARLAKAQAELEQARLDVSTEQAEALKAVKKTYSSVSKSGRDSELVLRVPQRRAVNARLNAAEAYVEESEQALRDTVLHAPYTCQVVECSVGLGSRVVAGQTVGKIIPLQERMIRIPVPLEEFSALPRDEQGRVRVPLTASCTLKNGKLLQWRGRVTAVDSALDPAGNSAILIAALDPNESHVAEWQAAPVNMALQVNINVQVPASAWIPSAALKNGSSIQVRTPTGMQERKVQLVVLKDGKALVTVPEFQDGDVLLL, encoded by the coding sequence ATGAGCGAAGCCCCCCAAAAAAAGGGAACATGGTGGTCCATAGGCGTCGGCCTGGGGATCACTGTCCTTTTGATAGGGACGGCCATCGTGACGGAGCCGGAAACTCCGGAATCCGCGGACGGCGGCGGGGAAACGGCGCAGCGCACCCTTCTTCCCCTGCAATTGCAGGACAATTCCTTTGAAATCACGGCGCGCGGCATGGTGCAGGCCGCCCACCTCACAATGCTCTCCCCCGGCGTTTCCGGCAAGGTGGACAAGGTGCATTCCCTGTTCAGTCCCGGAGAAATCATCCTGAAAGGGACTCCCCTGGTGGAGCTGGAAAAATTTGAATACCGCGCCAGGCTGGCCAAGGCGCAGGCGGAACTGGAACAGGCGCGCCTGGACGTGTCCACGGAACAGGCGGAGGCATTGAAAGCCGTCAAAAAAACGTACAGTTCCGTCTCCAAAAGCGGCCGGGACTCCGAGCTGGTCCTCCGCGTGCCGCAGAGGCGCGCCGTGAATGCCCGGCTGAACGCCGCGGAGGCGTATGTGGAGGAATCGGAACAGGCCCTGCGGGATACGGTTCTCCACGCTCCTTATACGTGCCAGGTGGTGGAATGCTCCGTGGGGCTGGGTTCACGCGTGGTGGCCGGCCAGACGGTGGGGAAAATCATCCCGCTTCAGGAGCGGATGATCCGCATTCCCGTGCCTCTGGAAGAATTTTCCGCCCTTCCCAGGGACGAACAGGGCAGGGTGAGGGTGCCCCTGACGGCCTCCTGCACGCTGAAAAACGGGAAGCTTCTGCAATGGCGCGGCCGCGTCACGGCAGTGGATTCCGCCCTGGACCCTGCCGGAAATTCCGCCATCCTGATCGCCGCCCTGGACCCGAATGAATCCCACGTGGCGGAATGGCAGGCCGCCCCTGTCAATATGGCCCTTCAAGTGAACATTAACGTGCAGGTTCCCGCTTCCGCGTGGATTCCTTCCGCTGCCCTCAAGAATGGAAGCTCCATTCAGGTAAGGACCCCGACAGGAATGCAGGAGCGCAAGGTGCAGTTGGTGGTGTTGAAAGACGGCAAAGCCCTAGTGACCGTTCCGGAATTTCAGGACGGAGACGTCCTGCTTCTTTAA
- a CDS encoding YbjN domain-containing protein yields MENQQLNLLDRVYTVLRKRGEETEWITSADNHEIRTGIAFVPCDTFTPVSLLYTMMEHPETLVIDVLFAAKVPESRRVEVSIILSELNADQTAGAFQLDPNSGYVYYRQSFVLEGMDLSEAQFAQLMKNIETVAVETAEAYSHIMETEYPK; encoded by the coding sequence ATGGAAAACCAGCAGCTCAACCTTTTGGACCGTGTATATACCGTTCTCAGAAAGAGAGGGGAAGAGACGGAATGGATCACCTCCGCGGACAATCATGAAATCAGAACGGGCATCGCGTTCGTTCCCTGTGACACGTTCACGCCCGTGAGCCTTCTGTACACGATGATGGAACACCCGGAAACGCTGGTCATTGACGTTCTCTTCGCCGCCAAGGTTCCCGAAAGCCGCCGGGTGGAAGTCAGCATCATCCTGAGCGAACTGAATGCGGACCAGACCGCCGGCGCCTTCCAGCTGGACCCCAACAGCGGATACGTTTATTACCGCCAGTCCTTTGTGCTGGAGGGAATGGACCTCAGCGAAGCCCAGTTCGCCCAGTTGATGAAGAACATTGAAACCGTGGCTGTGGAAACGGCGGAAGCCTATTCCCACATCATGGAAACGGAATATCCCAAGTAA
- the purB gene encoding adenylosuccinate lyase encodes MSVIPNVLAERYASPAMKSIWSAEGRIVLEREFWIAVMKAQKDLGLDIPDGVIEAYERVKDQVNLASIDARERVTRHDVKARIEEFCDLAGCEHIHKGMTSRDLTENVEQLQVWKSMQIIRDKAVAVLNRMSALSEQWKRVTLAGRTHNVAAQTTTMGKRVAMFGEDIVHGLGSWISIMDRYSVRGLKGAVGTQLDQLSLFGKDASRVLELEDRVCAHLGIPAKWMNVGQVYPRSLDFSVVSGLVELTSGCSSFAKTLRLMAGHELATEGFAKGQTGSSAMPHKMNARSCERVNGFHVILKGYLMMISGLAGDQWNEGDVSCSVVRRVVMPDSFYAADGLFETFLTVLNQMGVYEAVVAAELRRYLPFLMTTTILMEAVKRGIGRETAHEVIKEHAVAVSNDLRAGKISENNLLDRLAEDGRLGIDRAALQEIFDANSAATGMADAQVEAFQGMVADLVDRFPSGAGYTPGDIL; translated from the coding sequence ATGAGCGTGATTCCCAATGTTCTGGCGGAGCGGTACGCCTCCCCGGCGATGAAATCTATCTGGTCCGCCGAAGGGCGCATCGTTCTGGAACGCGAATTCTGGATTGCCGTGATGAAGGCCCAGAAAGACCTTGGGCTGGATATTCCGGACGGCGTGATTGAAGCCTATGAACGGGTGAAGGACCAGGTGAACCTGGCTTCCATCGACGCCCGCGAACGCGTCACCCGCCACGATGTGAAGGCGCGCATCGAGGAATTCTGCGACCTGGCCGGATGCGAGCACATCCACAAGGGAATGACCTCCCGCGACCTGACGGAAAACGTGGAGCAGCTCCAGGTATGGAAGTCCATGCAGATCATCCGTGACAAGGCCGTGGCCGTGCTGAACCGCATGAGCGCGCTTTCCGAACAGTGGAAGCGCGTGACCCTGGCCGGACGCACGCACAACGTGGCCGCGCAGACCACCACCATGGGCAAGCGCGTGGCCATGTTCGGGGAGGATATCGTTCACGGCCTGGGTTCCTGGATTTCCATCATGGACCGCTACAGCGTCCGCGGCCTGAAAGGCGCCGTGGGCACCCAGCTTGACCAGCTCTCCCTTTTCGGGAAGGATGCCTCGCGCGTGCTGGAGCTGGAGGACCGGGTGTGCGCCCATCTGGGCATTCCCGCCAAATGGATGAACGTAGGGCAGGTATATCCCCGCTCCCTTGACTTTTCCGTGGTTTCCGGCCTGGTGGAGCTGACCTCCGGCTGTTCCTCCTTCGCCAAGACCCTACGCCTGATGGCCGGCCATGAACTGGCTACGGAAGGCTTCGCCAAGGGACAGACGGGCTCCAGCGCCATGCCCCACAAGATGAACGCTCGCTCCTGCGAACGCGTCAACGGGTTCCACGTCATCCTGAAGGGCTACCTGATGATGATCTCCGGCCTGGCGGGCGACCAGTGGAACGAAGGGGACGTGTCCTGCTCCGTGGTGCGCCGCGTCGTGATGCCGGACTCCTTCTATGCCGCGGACGGCCTGTTTGAAACCTTCCTGACCGTTCTGAACCAGATGGGCGTCTATGAAGCCGTGGTGGCCGCGGAGCTGCGCCGCTACCTGCCTTTCCTGATGACCACCACCATCCTGATGGAAGCTGTCAAGCGCGGCATCGGCCGCGAGACCGCCCATGAGGTCATCAAGGAACATGCCGTGGCCGTCTCCAACGACCTGCGCGCCGGAAAGATTTCGGAAAACAACCTGCTGGACCGCCTGGCGGAAGACGGCCGCCTGGGCATTGACCGGGCCGCCCTCCAGGAAATCTTTGACGCCAATTCCGCCGCCACCGGTATGGCGGACGCCCAGGTGGAAGCGTTCCAGGGCATGGTGGCGGACCTGGTGGACAGGTTCCCCTCCGGTGCGGGTTACACGCCGGGAGACATTCTTTAA
- the nagZ gene encoding beta-N-acetylhexosaminidase, with protein sequence MLPVLIGIDGPDLNAGEEAAIRRFQPAGFVLFSRNVESVEQVRRLAARLRELSVHHPVIAVDQEGGRVVRTAALGLNLPSPSSLVRNGDFSGVVELASVTALALRCLGVNMNFAPVLDICHDPGAANALPGRCWGNNAQDVISYAGVYSSNLRRGGIQSCGKHFPGMGRAQADPHFSLPVVDLDERELFETDMLPFLSLCPELPGIMSAHIMLPRIDAELPATLSRRVIGGMLRERLGFRGVVFTDDLCMGAIAGQYAPDEAAFLSLKAGCDLPLVCHDPLPWLEPLAARLDKLDPYEREDSFKRVEALSDSLCFPLSEASLWIKCLHRAERLCLSAGEGGEQPLPSSPVQQY encoded by the coding sequence ATGCTTCCCGTCCTGATCGGCATCGACGGCCCTGATCTGAACGCGGGTGAAGAAGCGGCCATCCGCCGGTTCCAGCCCGCGGGCTTCGTCCTCTTTTCCCGGAATGTGGAATCCGTGGAGCAGGTCAGGCGCCTGGCGGCAAGGCTGAGGGAATTGAGCGTCCACCATCCCGTCATCGCCGTGGACCAGGAAGGGGGCAGGGTGGTGCGGACGGCCGCTCTCGGTCTGAACCTGCCTTCCCCTTCTTCCCTGGTGCGGAACGGTGATTTTTCCGGCGTGGTGGAGCTGGCTTCCGTGACGGCGCTGGCCCTCCGTTGCCTGGGCGTGAACATGAACTTTGCCCCGGTGCTGGACATCTGCCACGATCCAGGGGCCGCCAACGCCCTCCCCGGACGCTGCTGGGGAAACAATGCCCAGGACGTGATTTCCTACGCCGGGGTGTATTCCTCCAACCTCCGCAGGGGCGGCATCCAAAGCTGCGGGAAGCACTTCCCCGGAATGGGCCGCGCCCAGGCGGACCCCCATTTCAGCCTTCCGGTAGTTGACCTGGATGAACGCGAGCTGTTCGAGACGGACATGCTGCCCTTTCTGTCCCTTTGTCCGGAACTTCCCGGCATCATGTCCGCCCATATCATGCTCCCCCGGATTGACGCGGAGCTTCCCGCCACCCTGTCCCGCCGGGTAATCGGCGGAATGCTCAGGGAGCGCCTCGGCTTTCGGGGGGTGGTGTTTACGGACGACCTGTGCATGGGGGCCATTGCCGGCCAGTATGCCCCGGATGAAGCCGCTTTTTTATCCCTGAAGGCCGGCTGCGACCTGCCCCTGGTCTGCCATGATCCGCTTCCGTGGCTGGAACCCCTGGCTGCGCGCCTGGACAAACTTGATCCTTATGAAAGGGAGGACTCTTTCAAACGCGTGGAGGCATTGAGCGATTCCCTGTGTTTTCCCCTGTCGGAGGCCTCCTTGTGGATCAAGTGCCTGCACCGTGCGGAACGCCTCTGCCTGTCTGCGGGAGAGGGGGGGGAGCAGCCTCTTCCTTCCTCCCCGGTGCAGCAGTATTAG
- the pyrE gene encoding orotate phosphoribosyltransferase produces the protein MNEPYDLLKSILLEKSVRTGTFTLASGKVSDLYVDCRMTALDPVGATLVGSLGWKLVREEILPRFPEIAAIGGMTMGADPISLAVGMTSALEGADKKLQVFTVRKEPKDHGRGRRIEGNFQAGDTVLVVDDVITTGGSTLKAIDAIEAEGGKVAAALVLMDREEGGRQAIEARGIPVYALFTRSSLLGK, from the coding sequence ATGAACGAGCCATACGACCTTCTGAAAAGCATCCTTCTTGAAAAATCCGTGCGCACGGGCACCTTCACTCTGGCATCCGGCAAGGTGTCCGACCTGTATGTGGACTGCCGCATGACCGCCCTGGACCCCGTGGGCGCCACGCTGGTGGGTTCCCTGGGCTGGAAGCTTGTCCGGGAGGAGATTCTCCCCCGCTTTCCGGAAATTGCGGCGATCGGCGGCATGACCATGGGGGCGGATCCCATTTCCCTGGCCGTGGGAATGACCAGCGCGCTGGAGGGGGCCGACAAAAAGCTCCAGGTGTTCACCGTGCGCAAGGAACCGAAGGACCACGGACGCGGCCGCCGCATCGAAGGGAATTTCCAGGCGGGAGATACGGTTCTTGTCGTGGACGACGTGATCACCACCGGGGGCTCTACACTGAAGGCCATTGACGCCATTGAGGCGGAAGGCGGCAAAGTGGCTGCCGCGCTGGTGTTGATGGACCGGGAGGAAGGCGGCCGCCAGGCGATCGAAGCGCGCGGCATTCCCGTGTACGCCCTGTTTACCAGATCTTCCCTGCTGGGCAAGTAA
- a CDS encoding L,D-transpeptidase: MKPGILALASFGIILASCTQYNRPPLFDKIADKVRGNGQKDAYLAGVGSTAGVNTEIPPEARLGQGYWDKPAGIQGEPHIIIDLKQQKVFYYVGATLVGISPMSSGKEGYGTPKGTYKIIQKDANYKSGTYGVLRSRATGAVVNSDYNARAGSTPAGTYFDPAPMPYWMRITGGYGMHVGFVTGYPVSHGCVRLPADMAKTFFENTPLGTKVTIR; encoded by the coding sequence ATGAAACCCGGCATACTGGCACTAGCATCCTTCGGTATCATCCTCGCCTCCTGCACTCAGTACAACAGACCGCCCCTTTTTGATAAAATCGCGGACAAAGTACGCGGCAACGGGCAAAAGGACGCTTATCTGGCAGGCGTCGGCTCCACGGCGGGCGTCAATACGGAAATCCCGCCGGAGGCACGGCTGGGCCAGGGCTACTGGGACAAGCCCGCCGGCATCCAGGGCGAACCCCACATCATCATTGACCTCAAGCAGCAGAAAGTCTTCTATTACGTGGGAGCCACCCTGGTAGGCATTTCCCCCATGTCCTCCGGCAAGGAAGGGTACGGCACCCCCAAGGGGACCTACAAGATCATCCAGAAGGACGCCAACTACAAATCCGGCACCTACGGGGTGCTGCGCAGCCGGGCGACGGGAGCCGTCGTAAACAGTGACTACAATGCCAGAGCCGGCTCCACGCCCGCGGGCACCTACTTTGACCCGGCGCCCATGCCTTACTGGATGCGCATCACGGGAGGGTACGGCATGCACGTGGGCTTCGTGACCGGGTACCCGGTCAGCCACGGGTGCGTGCGGCTGCCCGCAGACATGGCCAAGACCTTCTTTGAAAACACGCCTCTCGGCACCAAGGTAACCATCCGCTGA
- the hemW gene encoding radical SAM family heme chaperone HemW encodes MHLYVHIPFCHRICPYCAFFKHTPASTDMKLFIRALAREAEFRAAALSASRGGETSTLYFGGGTPSMLSDTHLGNLMESLDRLIPVDSLDEFSFEANPATFTEKKVRFWRSLGMNRVSLGVQSLDARILRLLGREHTPEQALRSVEMLHNAGMPHVNMDLMFAIPGQSLSVWENTLREAVRAGTDHISAYNLTYEEDTEFFRSLSRGEKIQDPDEDAAYFELAENILEAAGMRHYETSNYAREGARSPHNMAYWKGEDYVGIGPGAVSTIDGVRYSNTRNTETYIRTTLENGLPESEWEPVTAEDYRLERIALMLRTDEGLPLKYLLPEALPLLERYRSLELADVSAEQCLILKGRGRLLVDAIAAELC; translated from the coding sequence GTGCATCTCTACGTCCACATTCCCTTCTGCCACCGCATTTGCCCGTACTGTGCGTTTTTCAAGCACACGCCGGCTTCCACAGACATGAAGCTCTTCATCCGTGCGCTGGCGCGGGAGGCGGAATTCCGCGCCGCGGCTCTGTCGGCCAGCCGCGGCGGCGAGACTTCCACGCTCTACTTCGGAGGAGGGACGCCCTCCATGCTGTCGGACACGCATCTGGGGAACCTCATGGAATCCCTGGACAGGCTGATCCCCGTGGACAGCCTGGACGAATTCTCCTTTGAAGCCAATCCGGCTACCTTTACGGAAAAAAAAGTCCGCTTCTGGCGCAGCCTGGGCATGAACCGCGTTTCCCTGGGCGTCCAATCCCTGGACGCCCGCATCCTGCGCCTGCTGGGCCGGGAACATACGCCGGAACAGGCCCTCCGCTCCGTGGAGATGCTCCACAACGCCGGAATGCCCCACGTCAACATGGACCTCATGTTCGCCATTCCGGGGCAAAGCCTCTCCGTCTGGGAAAACACGCTGAGGGAAGCCGTCCGCGCCGGAACGGACCACATCTCCGCCTACAACCTCACCTATGAGGAAGACACGGAATTCTTCCGCAGCCTGTCCCGCGGAGAAAAAATCCAGGACCCGGACGAGGACGCAGCCTACTTTGAACTGGCGGAAAACATTCTGGAAGCCGCGGGAATGCGGCATTACGAAACCTCCAACTACGCCAGGGAAGGCGCGCGGTCTCCGCACAACATGGCCTACTGGAAGGGGGAGGACTATGTAGGCATCGGCCCCGGCGCGGTCAGCACCATCGACGGCGTGCGCTACTCCAACACGCGGAATACGGAAACCTACATCCGCACCACGCTGGAAAACGGCCTGCCGGAATCCGAATGGGAACCCGTCACTGCGGAAGACTACCGCCTGGAGCGCATCGCCCTCATGCTCCGCACGGACGAAGGGCTTCCCCTGAAATACCTCCTGCCGGAAGCCCTGCCCCTGCTGGAACGTTACCGTTCTCTGGAACTGGCGGACGTCTCCGCGGAACAATGCCTCATCCTGAAAGGCCGCGGCCGCCTCCTGGTGGACGCCATCGCTGCGGAATTGTGCTGA
- the serS gene encoding serine--tRNA ligase, whose product MLDIRVIRENPEEVKARLKPRSGDAWKLVDDVLACDEARRNAETEKQTLQSERNATSKQIGMLKKKGEDTSSMEARVREIGERIRELDLAAEESSAQLTSLLMNIPNLPHAECPVGADETANPEIKVWGEKPAIDNPKDHVELAAGLGMISFEDGTRITGSGFVVYRGAGARLERALINFLLNTQTVENGYQEVGVPFIVKRECMEGTGQLPKFEEDMYGTEDQQMFLIPTAEVPVTNLYRDTILQESDLPVKMAAYTPCFRREAGSAGRINRGMIRIHQFDKVELVQILKPEDSFRELEVLRSHAESILQKLGLHYRVIELCTGDLGFSSAKTYDIEVWAPGQGQYLEVSSCSCFTDYQARRMRLRYKDADGKNQFCHTLNGSGTALPRLYVALLETYQQPDGSIRIPEALVPYFGADCIRPEQP is encoded by the coding sequence ATGCTCGATATCCGTGTAATACGAGAAAATCCGGAGGAAGTGAAAGCGCGCCTGAAGCCCCGCAGCGGCGACGCGTGGAAACTTGTCGATGACGTTCTGGCGTGCGACGAAGCTCGCCGCAATGCAGAAACGGAAAAACAGACTTTGCAATCCGAGCGCAATGCCACCTCCAAGCAGATCGGCATGCTCAAAAAGAAGGGGGAGGACACCTCCTCCATGGAAGCGCGCGTGCGCGAAATCGGCGAACGCATCCGGGAACTGGACCTGGCGGCGGAGGAAAGTTCCGCCCAGCTCACCTCCCTGCTGATGAACATTCCCAACCTGCCGCACGCGGAATGCCCCGTGGGGGCGGATGAAACGGCCAATCCGGAAATCAAGGTGTGGGGTGAAAAGCCCGCCATTGACAACCCGAAGGACCATGTGGAACTGGCTGCCGGGCTGGGGATGATCTCTTTTGAGGACGGCACGCGCATTACGGGCTCCGGCTTTGTGGTGTACCGCGGCGCGGGCGCCCGTCTGGAACGCGCCCTGATCAACTTCCTGCTGAACACGCAGACGGTGGAGAACGGTTACCAGGAAGTGGGCGTCCCCTTCATCGTCAAGCGCGAGTGCATGGAAGGCACGGGCCAGCTTCCCAAGTTCGAGGAAGACATGTACGGGACGGAAGACCAGCAGATGTTCCTGATCCCCACGGCGGAAGTCCCCGTGACCAACCTGTACCGGGACACCATTCTCCAGGAGAGCGACCTGCCCGTTAAAATGGCCGCGTACACGCCCTGTTTCCGGCGGGAGGCGGGGAGCGCCGGACGCATCAACCGCGGCATGATCCGCATCCACCAGTTTGACAAGGTGGAGCTGGTGCAGATACTGAAACCGGAAGACTCCTTCCGGGAACTGGAAGTGCTCCGCAGCCACGCGGAATCCATTCTTCAGAAGCTGGGGCTGCACTACAGGGTGATTGAACTCTGCACGGGCGACCTCGGCTTTTCCTCCGCTAAAACGTACGACATTGAAGTATGGGCGCCCGGCCAGGGCCAGTATCTGGAAGTTTCCTCCTGTTCCTGCTTCACGGACTATCAGGCGCGCCGCATGCGCCTGCGCTACAAGGACGCGGACGGCAAAAACCAGTTCTGCCATACGCTGAACGGCTCGGGAACGGCTCTGCCGCGCCTGTATGTGGCCCTGCTGGAAACCTACCAGCAGCCGGACGGTTCCATCCGCATTCCGGAAGCGCTCGTGCCGTACTTCGGCGCGGACTGCATCCGTCCGGAACAACCCTGA